TGAAAGGAACCTTGTACGTGGTCATAGCGATGATTCTTTTTAGTACCGGGGGACTTTTTATCAAGCTCATTAACGCCAGCGCTTTTTCCATTGTTTTTGGAAGAGCACTCATCGCTGGGTTATTTTTTTTCCCTTTTATTCAATGGAAAAAAATCAAGTTCTCAAAGAATTATATCGGCTTAGTTATTTCGTATTGTTATTTATGTATCGCTTTTGTTTTAACCACAAAAATTACCACCGCAGCGAATGCGATCATTCTTCAGTGTACCGCACCACTATGGCTTTATTTATTTTATGTGATCAGAGGGAAAAAAATCGTCAAACGTGAGTTGGTGCCGAGGCTATTTATTTTAGTCGGAATTATCGTAATTTTAAGTGCCTCCGATGGCGGCAATGTTTGGGGAGATATGTTGGCCTTAACCAACGGGATTGCTTATGCAGCGGTGCAGCATTTTCTGGAAAAGGATTATTCCGTGTCGGACATGTCGCTGGTCGGTCTCAATAATATTGTTCTTTGCTTTGTCATTCTGCTGACCATGGGACATAATCTTAATTATTCGGGATTATCAATTTATGGCTGGTTGGGATTGATTGTTTTAGGAATCTTTCAGATTGGGATTTCTTATGTCTTTCTTTTTAAAGGAGTACGTTTAATTTCACCGCTTAAGGCATCGATCGTTTCTTTATTGGAACCAATCCTCAATCCGATTCTGGTATTCTTTTTTATTGGGGAAACACCATCGCTGATAGCTTTGATTGGGTTTGTAGTTATTTTTTTAGGAATTGGACTAACGATCATCCCGACGAAACGGGTTGACCAAATTGAAGAGTATTAAATAGCGTGTAAAATTAAAAAAAGCAGTGCGACAAAATAATTGTGACACTGCTTTT
This is a stretch of genomic DNA from Acetobacterium woodii DSM 1030. It encodes these proteins:
- a CDS encoding DMT family transporter, with translation MEKTMKGTLYVVIAMILFSTGGLFIKLINASAFSIVFGRALIAGLFFFPFIQWKKIKFSKNYIGLVISYCYLCIAFVLTTKITTAANAIILQCTAPLWLYLFYVIRGKKIVKRELVPRLFILVGIIVILSASDGGNVWGDMLALTNGIAYAAVQHFLEKDYSVSDMSLVGLNNIVLCFVILLTMGHNLNYSGLSIYGWLGLIVLGIFQIGISYVFLFKGVRLISPLKASIVSLLEPILNPILVFFFIGETPSLIALIGFVVIFLGIGLTIIPTKRVDQIEEY